The following proteins come from a genomic window of Aquimarina sp. MAR_2010_214:
- the tilS gene encoding tRNA lysidine(34) synthetase TilS, whose product MLQKFKDHITINFPFLSGSKLLIACSGGLDSVILVRLCHAMHVKYSIAHCNFNLRGEESDDDASFVSQLSHELQCPVFITQFDTENYAEEHSLSIQMAARELRYDWFKELAHEHQFDYILTAHHADDNLETFLINLSRGTGIEGLTGIPEVNEIFVRPLLPFSREQILAYAKKNDWQWREDSSNSSTKYLRNKLRLDVIPELKAVNPKFLQNFNTTLEYLKQSSEFIKGQVTQLKKELFEVSENDTIKIPINKLIDYGNPRACLYFLLKEYGFKAWSDIENMIISQSGKQIFSGTHRLVKDREYLLLSPISEKITDRNYNIPEEESMLMIPSGTLKFKITSEISDIDLKTIYVDKEKLKYPLTVRKWKEGDYFYPLGMKGKKKLSKYFKDEKLSLLAKERIWLLCSGEEIIWIINYRADNRFKIIPQTKQILKITIT is encoded by the coding sequence TTGTTACAAAAGTTCAAAGATCATATTACGATAAACTTTCCATTTCTTTCGGGAAGTAAATTATTAATCGCATGTAGTGGTGGATTAGATAGTGTTATACTTGTAAGACTTTGTCATGCTATGCATGTGAAATATAGTATAGCGCATTGTAATTTTAATTTAAGAGGAGAAGAAAGTGATGATGATGCAAGTTTTGTTTCTCAATTGTCTCATGAACTTCAATGCCCGGTTTTTATAACACAATTTGATACAGAAAATTACGCAGAAGAGCATAGTTTGTCAATCCAGATGGCAGCCAGAGAGCTACGATACGATTGGTTTAAAGAACTAGCCCATGAGCATCAGTTTGATTATATCCTTACTGCGCATCATGCAGATGATAATCTAGAGACTTTTTTAATTAATTTGTCCAGAGGTACCGGGATAGAAGGACTAACAGGAATACCAGAGGTGAATGAGATTTTTGTACGACCATTATTACCTTTTTCAAGAGAGCAAATTTTAGCATATGCAAAAAAGAATGATTGGCAATGGAGAGAAGATAGCAGTAATAGCAGTACGAAATACCTGCGAAATAAACTTCGCCTTGATGTAATTCCAGAACTAAAAGCGGTTAACCCAAAGTTTTTACAGAATTTTAATACCACTTTAGAGTACCTAAAGCAAAGTAGTGAATTCATTAAAGGCCAGGTAACCCAACTCAAAAAAGAATTGTTTGAGGTTTCAGAAAATGATACGATCAAAATACCGATTAATAAATTAATTGATTATGGAAACCCTAGAGCTTGCTTGTATTTTTTATTAAAAGAATATGGTTTTAAAGCATGGAGTGATATTGAAAATATGATTATTAGCCAGTCCGGAAAACAAATTTTTTCAGGAACTCATCGTTTGGTAAAAGATAGAGAATATTTATTATTGAGTCCGATATCAGAAAAAATTACGGACCGCAATTATAATATACCTGAAGAAGAAAGCATGTTGATGATTCCTTCAGGAACACTTAAATTTAAAATAACATCAGAAATATCAGATATAGACCTTAAGACCATTTATGTTGATAAAGAAAAGTTAAAGTATCCATTAACTGTAAGAAAATGGAAAGAAGGCGACTATTTTTACCCTTTAGGAATGAAAGGGAAAAAGAAATTGAGCAAATATTTTAAAGATGAAAAACTATCGTTACTTGCTAAAGAAAGAATCTGGTTATTATGTTCTGGAGAAGAAATCATCTGGATTATAAACTATAGAGCAGATAATAGATTTAAGATAATACCCCAAACAAAGCAAATACTTAAAATTACAATAACCTAA
- the pabB gene encoding aminodeoxychorismate synthase component I: MRSVRQYILEDLSEFKTKLLHWGQQFEEAIWLDSNQYTQNYSSYDAVLAVDAFTTIKTDYHNGFDTLKEYQGLSSDWIFGYLSYDLKNDIEDLISANQDELHFPDLYFFQPKKLFLLKGNMLEMQYLRMVDDEMEEDFKAISEHSIRKNDIVKQPCDKVKISLRITKDEYKKKVNEMLTHIHRGDIYEANFCQEFYAKDSCIHPLQTYYHLNDISKPPFATFFRMNDHYLLSASPERYLRKEGKKIISQPIKGTAKRSQDIDEDKRLISDLYSDPKERSENVMIVDLVRNDLSRTATKGSVTVEELCKVYSFKQVHQMISTVTSVVDDATSPVDVIKTTFPMGSMTGAPKISAMQIIENLEKSKRGLYSGAVGYFTPDGDFDFNVVIRSILYNEERQYISYTVGGAITAKSDPDKEYEECLLKAKAMREVLEGV; the protein is encoded by the coding sequence GTGCGAAGTGTTCGACAATATATCTTAGAAGATCTTTCAGAATTTAAAACCAAATTATTACACTGGGGGCAGCAATTTGAAGAGGCTATTTGGCTGGATTCTAACCAATATACCCAAAACTATTCTAGTTACGATGCTGTATTGGCAGTAGATGCTTTTACGACAATAAAAACTGATTATCATAATGGTTTTGATACACTAAAAGAGTATCAGGGATTAAGTTCTGATTGGATTTTTGGATACCTTTCTTATGATCTTAAAAATGATATAGAAGACTTAATTTCTGCAAATCAGGATGAACTACACTTTCCGGACTTGTACTTTTTTCAGCCTAAAAAACTCTTTCTACTCAAGGGGAATATGCTTGAAATGCAATATTTGAGAATGGTGGATGATGAAATGGAGGAAGATTTTAAGGCAATTTCAGAGCACTCAATACGCAAAAATGACATTGTAAAGCAACCTTGTGATAAAGTGAAAATAAGCCTGCGTATCACAAAAGATGAATATAAGAAAAAGGTAAATGAAATGCTTACCCATATTCATCGGGGAGATATTTATGAAGCTAATTTCTGTCAGGAGTTTTATGCAAAAGATAGTTGCATTCATCCTTTACAGACATATTATCACTTAAACGATATTTCAAAACCTCCTTTTGCCACGTTTTTTCGAATGAATGATCATTATTTGTTATCGGCTTCACCAGAACGCTATTTGCGAAAAGAAGGAAAAAAAATAATTTCCCAACCCATAAAAGGAACGGCCAAAAGATCTCAGGATATTGATGAGGATAAAAGATTAATATCAGATCTATATAGTGATCCCAAAGAGCGATCAGAAAATGTAATGATTGTGGATCTGGTACGAAATGATTTGTCAAGAACCGCAACCAAAGGGTCAGTTACTGTTGAGGAGTTGTGTAAGGTATATTCATTTAAACAGGTGCATCAAATGATATCTACGGTGACTTCTGTAGTTGATGATGCTACTTCTCCTGTTGATGTTATCAAAACTACTTTCCCAATGGGAAGTATGACGGGGGCACCCAAGATTTCTGCGATGCAGATTATAGAAAATCTCGAAAAATCTAAAAGAGGGTTATATAGTGGAGCTGTAGGGTATTTTACTCCAGATGGAGATTTTGACTTTAACGTAGTGATTAGAAGTATTCTGTATAATGAAGAACGACAATACATATCATATACTGTTGGGGGAGCTATAACTGCCAAGTCAGACCCCGATAAAGAATATGAAGAATGTTTGCTTAAGGCAAAAGCAATGAGAGAGGTATTAGAGGGAGTGTAG
- a CDS encoding NADPH-dependent FMN reductase: protein MKKIIAFAGSNSSTSINHKLVEFVVSEIKGYDTRIINLVNYAIPMYSEDEEKNNGFPGMVMGLKQEISEADALIISVNEHNGSWGAFFKNVIDWLSRLDRNFLEGKKILLMSTSPGKRGGVSSLEYAKNVFPRFGAEIVESFSFPSFYDNFSIESNTVTDETLLLGLNEVLSTFAHQI from the coding sequence ATGAAGAAAATCATTGCCTTCGCAGGTTCCAATAGCAGCACTTCTATTAATCATAAGCTTGTAGAGTTTGTGGTTTCAGAAATAAAAGGATACGATACAAGAATAATTAACCTGGTAAATTATGCTATACCAATGTATAGTGAGGATGAAGAAAAAAATAATGGTTTCCCAGGGATGGTAATGGGATTAAAACAAGAAATCTCTGAAGCTGATGCCTTGATTATTTCTGTAAATGAACATAATGGTAGTTGGGGTGCTTTTTTTAAAAATGTAATAGATTGGTTATCTCGATTGGATCGTAATTTCCTGGAAGGAAAGAAAATTTTGTTGATGAGTACTTCTCCCGGTAAAAGAGGAGGGGTAAGTTCATTAGAATATGCGAAGAATGTTTTTCCTAGATTTGGAGCCGAAATTGTAGAGAGTTTTAGTTTTCCTTCGTTTTATGATAATTTTTCTATAGAATCAAATACCGTAACAGATGAAACACTTTTATTGGGATTAAACGAAGTTCTCAGTACTTTTGCACATCAAATTTAA
- a CDS encoding DEAD/DEAH box helicase, whose product MTFRDLNLNTQLLNSLDDLGFETPTPIQEKAFASVMSGKDVVGIAQTGTGKTYAYMLPILRMLKYSVQQNPRVLVLVPTRELVVQVVDEIEKLSTYTNVRITGVYGGTNINTQKQAVSQGLDIIVATPGRLYDLAVSRVLQLKSIQKLVIDEVDVMLDLGFRHQLMNIFDILPRQRQNIMFSATMTDEVDQMISETFVAPQKISVAKSGTPLENIKQYGYKIPNFYTKVNLLEQLLSDKETYHKTLIFVGYKKIADRLFEQLEKKYAEEICIIHSNKTQNYRLRSIEQFRKGENRILIATDVMARGLDIENVSQVINLDTPEYPENYMHRIGRTGRAEKEGVSFVLTTEKEQEYLDAIENLMEMKIEQLDIPAGVEISDQLTPEEQPKIKEINNPHKRPNDEVGASFHEKKEKNKKVNLGGSYQREIKKKYKKPKTKGDKTYNLKNKNKKR is encoded by the coding sequence TTGACTTTTCGAGATTTAAATCTAAATACGCAACTTCTTAATTCCCTTGATGATTTAGGGTTTGAGACTCCCACTCCTATTCAGGAAAAAGCTTTTGCTTCCGTAATGTCGGGAAAAGATGTTGTAGGTATTGCACAAACAGGTACTGGTAAAACATATGCCTATATGCTTCCGATTTTAAGGATGCTAAAATATTCTGTACAACAAAACCCAAGAGTATTAGTATTAGTTCCTACACGAGAACTTGTTGTACAGGTAGTTGATGAAATCGAAAAACTTTCTACCTATACCAATGTGCGAATAACAGGAGTATATGGAGGTACAAATATCAATACACAAAAACAAGCTGTTTCGCAAGGATTAGATATTATAGTTGCTACTCCGGGGCGTTTATATGATCTGGCAGTAAGTAGAGTATTACAATTGAAATCTATTCAGAAACTAGTAATTGATGAAGTTGATGTGATGTTGGATCTTGGATTTAGACATCAATTGATGAATATTTTTGACATCCTTCCGCGACAGCGACAAAATATTATGTTTTCGGCTACAATGACAGATGAAGTAGATCAAATGATATCAGAAACATTTGTTGCTCCTCAAAAAATATCTGTAGCTAAAAGTGGAACACCTCTTGAAAACATCAAACAGTATGGTTACAAGATTCCAAATTTTTACACAAAAGTTAATCTGTTAGAACAATTGCTTTCTGATAAAGAAACCTATCACAAAACATTAATTTTTGTGGGTTATAAAAAGATTGCTGATCGTTTGTTTGAACAGTTAGAAAAAAAATACGCAGAAGAGATTTGCATTATCCATTCTAACAAGACTCAAAATTATAGATTACGAAGTATCGAGCAATTTAGAAAAGGAGAAAATCGAATATTGATTGCTACAGATGTAATGGCCAGAGGTCTGGATATAGAAAATGTAAGCCAGGTAATAAATTTGGATACCCCAGAATATCCAGAAAATTATATGCACCGTATTGGTAGAACCGGTCGTGCAGAAAAAGAAGGAGTTTCGTTTGTACTGACTACAGAAAAAGAACAAGAATATCTGGATGCTATCGAAAATTTGATGGAGATGAAAATCGAGCAATTAGATATTCCCGCTGGTGTAGAAATCTCTGATCAGCTTACTCCCGAAGAACAACCCAAAATTAAAGAAATCAACAATCCTCATAAACGTCCTAATGATGAAGTTGGAGCTTCTTTTCATGAAAAGAAAGAAAAAAATAAAAAAGTAAACCTGGGAGGTTCATACCAAAGAGAGATTAAGAAAAAATATAAAAAACCAAAAACCAAAGGGGATAAAACATATAACTTAAAAAACAAAAACAAGAAACGATAA
- a CDS encoding NYN domain-containing protein yields the protein MDLNLAVLIDGDNIPSTYIKEMMEEIAKYGNPTIKRIYGDWTKPDLTKWKKILLENAITPIQQYGYTKGKNATDSAMIIDAMDILYSEKVTGFCLVSSDSDFTRLATRLREAGMKVFGIGEKKTPDPFIVACDKFIYLEILKYEAEENESESIDTTSVSKNSVDKITSKEIKLISHTISDVADDDGWAFLGDVGSLLQKKQPNFDSRNYGFQKLTPLIKSIKNFEIEQREAAKGRSKLIYVRNKRQRKK from the coding sequence ATGGATTTAAATCTTGCAGTATTAATAGACGGTGATAATATACCATCAACGTATATAAAAGAAATGATGGAAGAAATTGCAAAATATGGCAATCCGACCATCAAAAGAATTTATGGAGACTGGACTAAACCAGATCTTACAAAGTGGAAAAAAATTCTTCTAGAGAATGCAATAACACCTATCCAGCAATATGGATATACAAAAGGTAAAAATGCTACAGATTCTGCAATGATTATAGATGCAATGGATATTCTTTATTCTGAAAAAGTAACCGGCTTCTGTTTGGTATCTAGTGATAGTGATTTTACACGTTTAGCAACAAGGCTTAGAGAAGCGGGAATGAAAGTTTTTGGAATAGGAGAAAAAAAGACGCCAGATCCATTTATTGTAGCCTGTGATAAATTTATTTATCTAGAAATCCTTAAATATGAAGCAGAAGAAAATGAATCAGAATCTATTGATACTACATCTGTTTCTAAAAATAGTGTTGATAAAATCACTTCAAAAGAGATTAAATTAATCTCACATACCATCTCCGACGTAGCCGATGATGATGGCTGGGCCTTTCTAGGAGATGTCGGTAGCTTGTTACAAAAAAAACAACCAAATTTTGATTCCAGAAACTACGGTTTTCAGAAATTAACTCCTTTAATCAAGTCTATTAAAAATTTTGAAATTGAACAACGTGAAGCTGCCAAAGGAAGGTCTAAATTAATTTATGTTCGGAATAAAAGACAAAGAAAGAAATAA
- a CDS encoding DUF1028 domain-containing protein, whose amino-acid sequence MRSLLVKGGIFFIILTSFQMEAQQVYKEKFAHTFSIVARDKATGEMAVGVQSHWFSVGSIVSWGQSGVGVVATQSFVNPAYGPNGLKLMSEGKSAKEALDLLVAKDDGKDFRQVAFLDVKGNAAAFTGEKCIVSAHHIVGDNYAVQANMMLNDKVVPAMAKAFEEHKDLPLADRVVKVLIAAQEAGGDIRGKQSAALVVVNAKPAKNSWEDKKVNLRVDDHATPLVELQRLLQVHKAYEYMNKGDLAVEVGDMEIALEAYGAAEQLFPENLEMKYWKAVALANNKRLNEALPIFKQIFDQDKNWRELTKRLPKSGLLTVSEAQLDQIINL is encoded by the coding sequence ATGAGATCATTACTAGTAAAAGGAGGAATATTTTTCATTATTCTAACATCTTTTCAGATGGAAGCTCAACAAGTCTATAAAGAAAAGTTTGCACATACTTTTTCTATTGTAGCCAGAGATAAGGCTACGGGAGAAATGGCAGTAGGAGTGCAAAGTCATTGGTTTTCTGTAGGGTCGATTGTTTCCTGGGGTCAATCTGGTGTTGGTGTGGTAGCAACACAATCTTTTGTTAATCCGGCATACGGCCCTAACGGCCTTAAACTTATGTCTGAAGGTAAAAGTGCCAAAGAAGCACTCGATCTTCTGGTAGCAAAAGATGATGGAAAAGATTTCAGACAAGTAGCTTTTCTGGATGTAAAAGGTAATGCAGCTGCTTTTACAGGTGAAAAATGTATTGTCTCTGCACATCATATCGTTGGAGATAACTATGCTGTACAAGCCAATATGATGCTTAATGACAAAGTGGTTCCTGCAATGGCCAAGGCTTTTGAAGAACATAAGGACCTACCTCTGGCAGATCGTGTAGTCAAAGTACTTATAGCTGCTCAGGAAGCAGGAGGAGATATCAGAGGTAAGCAATCTGCAGCACTGGTGGTTGTAAATGCAAAACCAGCTAAAAATTCCTGGGAGGATAAAAAAGTAAATCTAAGAGTAGATGATCATGCTACACCCTTAGTAGAATTACAACGCCTATTACAAGTACACAAAGCTTATGAATATATGAATAAAGGAGATCTGGCAGTAGAAGTTGGAGATATGGAAATAGCTCTCGAAGCCTATGGAGCTGCAGAACAATTATTTCCTGAAAATTTAGAAATGAAGTATTGGAAAGCAGTAGCATTGGCAAATAATAAAAGGCTTAATGAAGCATTACCTATATTTAAGCAAATTTTTGATCAAGATAAAAACTGGAGAGAACTTACCAAAAGACTCCCAAAATCCGGGTTATTAACAGTATCAGAAGCACAGCTTGATCAGATTATAAATTTATAA
- a CDS encoding metal-dependent hydrolase, with protein MASIFAHGFTAYALGKSFSKELYTKKLWILGIICSILPDADVIGFKFGITYESFWGHRGFSHSLLFALFLGIIVTLIFYSKKVFTTTGIGLILYFTICTALHGVLDAMTTGGLGIAFFSPFDTTRYFFPWRPIQVSPIGASKFFSTWGLKVLLSELIWVVIPASIYILVIRYIRKSKN; from the coding sequence TTGGCCTCTATCTTTGCTCATGGATTTACAGCATATGCACTTGGTAAAAGTTTTTCAAAGGAGCTATATACCAAAAAGCTATGGATATTAGGAATCATCTGTTCAATCCTTCCTGATGCAGATGTTATAGGTTTTAAATTTGGTATAACGTATGAAAGCTTTTGGGGACATAGAGGGTTTTCACATTCATTACTCTTTGCTTTATTTCTTGGAATCATAGTCACTCTTATTTTCTATTCTAAAAAGGTATTTACCACTACAGGGATTGGATTAATCTTATATTTTACTATCTGTACAGCTCTTCATGGGGTTCTTGATGCAATGACCACAGGAGGACTCGGGATTGCGTTCTTCTCTCCTTTTGATACTACCAGATATTTTTTTCCGTGGAGACCGATTCAAGTATCTCCGATTGGCGCTAGTAAGTTTTTTAGTACCTGGGGGCTTAAAGTATTGTTAAGTGAATTAATCTGGGTCGTGATACCAGCAAGTATTTATATCTTAGTGATTCGTTATATCAGAAAATCTAAAAACTAA
- the bla gene encoding subclass B1 metallo-beta-lactamase: MKNISKPLFILVVLLCMYSCKKNQTHEVITVSEELQIKKLNEHSYIHTSYLNTESFGKVPCNGMIIIDNNEALIFDTPTNDSVSEVLINWVQKNLKCKVKGVVATHFHDDCLGGLKEFHNRNISSYASNETIRLAKNKNYTIPQNGFDTHLELKVGKKKVFNTFYGEGHTSDNVISYFPDEKVLFGGCLIKSKGAKKGYLGDANVKEWSTTVSKIKEKYPKVEIVIPGHGAHGGQELLEYTISLFKA, encoded by the coding sequence ATGAAAAATATTAGTAAGCCTCTATTTATTTTAGTGGTATTATTATGCATGTACTCATGCAAAAAAAATCAGACACATGAAGTCATTACAGTCTCTGAAGAACTTCAAATCAAAAAACTTAATGAGCATAGCTATATTCATACATCATATCTGAATACCGAAAGTTTTGGAAAAGTACCTTGTAATGGTATGATTATTATTGATAACAATGAAGCATTGATATTTGATACACCAACCAATGACTCTGTATCTGAAGTATTAATAAATTGGGTTCAAAAAAATTTAAAATGCAAAGTCAAAGGAGTCGTTGCCACACATTTTCATGATGATTGTTTAGGTGGTTTAAAGGAGTTTCATAACAGAAACATTTCTTCATATGCCAGCAATGAAACCATACGTTTAGCTAAAAACAAAAATTATACGATTCCTCAAAATGGATTTGACACACATCTTGAACTAAAAGTTGGAAAGAAAAAGGTATTCAATACATTTTATGGAGAAGGTCATACTTCTGATAATGTTATAAGTTATTTTCCTGATGAAAAAGTACTCTTTGGCGGTTGTTTGATAAAATCAAAAGGAGCTAAGAAAGGATATCTTGGAGACGCGAATGTAAAAGAGTGGTCAACTACTGTTTCTAAAATCAAAGAAAAGTATCCCAAAGTAGAAATTGTAATACCAGGGCATGGAGCTCATGGCGGACAGGAGTTACTAGAGTATACTATTTCTCTATTTAAAGCTTAA
- a CDS encoding ABC transporter ATP-binding protein has translation MREFQNNTSPKDKRKSKVTIGQAFKTIIWPRKNLVFIGLLLIVLSRLASLVLPMASKYLMDDVIAKKDYEMLKMLLIGVGLAILVQAVTSFLLTRILSVQAQFLISELRAQVQKKVLSLPISFFDNTKSGALVSRIMSDVEGVRNLIGTGLVQLVGGTITAIISLVLLIRISPSMTLFVLVPVSVFGIVALKAFKYIRPIFRKRGVINAEVKGRLTETLAGVRVIKGFNAEAQENKTFEEGVDRLFQNVKKSLTATALMTSSSTFLLGIASTGIMGIGGYKIMIDELTIGDFLSFTLLLGFMIAPIVQMSNIGSQLTEALAGLDRTEELMNMTPEEEIEDRNITLENIKGNIIFDNVSFSYEEGKEVLHNISFKAPSGSVTALVGSSGSGKSTIAGLAATFLNPKSGTITIDDNDISKVKLHSYRRNLGVVLQDEFLFEGTIRENILFPCPNATEIQLQQAVEAAYVNEFTDRFDDGLDTLIGERGVKLSGGQRQRIAIARAILANPKIIILDEATSNLDTESEALIQKSLGELMKGRTTFVIAHRLSTIKKADQILVIESGNIAEYGNHDELIAAKGRYFDLYTYQARI, from the coding sequence ATGAGAGAATTTCAAAATAACACTTCACCAAAAGACAAAAGGAAGTCTAAAGTAACTATAGGGCAAGCTTTTAAAACCATAATATGGCCACGAAAGAACCTTGTTTTTATTGGACTATTATTAATTGTCCTAAGTAGATTAGCTAGTTTGGTATTACCTATGGCCAGTAAATATCTAATGGATGATGTGATTGCCAAAAAAGATTACGAAATGCTAAAAATGCTTTTGATAGGTGTAGGTCTAGCAATTCTGGTACAAGCAGTAACATCATTTCTTTTAACCAGAATACTAAGTGTACAAGCACAATTCCTAATTTCAGAATTGAGAGCGCAAGTACAGAAAAAAGTACTCTCCCTACCTATTAGTTTCTTTGACAACACAAAATCCGGAGCACTGGTATCTCGTATCATGAGTGATGTCGAAGGGGTTAGAAATCTTATTGGTACCGGATTAGTACAATTGGTTGGAGGTACAATTACAGCTATTATTTCGTTGGTATTACTTATCCGAATTAGCCCGTCAATGACATTATTTGTGCTGGTTCCCGTATCTGTATTCGGAATTGTAGCTTTAAAAGCATTCAAATATATTCGACCAATTTTTAGGAAACGAGGAGTTATCAATGCAGAAGTTAAAGGTAGATTGACCGAAACTCTTGCTGGAGTACGAGTAATAAAAGGGTTTAATGCCGAAGCACAGGAAAACAAAACGTTTGAAGAAGGAGTTGATCGATTATTTCAAAATGTAAAAAAGAGTTTAACGGCTACAGCATTAATGACTAGCTCTTCAACGTTTTTATTGGGTATTGCTTCTACCGGAATCATGGGGATTGGTGGATATAAAATTATGATCGATGAGTTAACCATTGGAGATTTCCTTTCCTTCACATTATTACTCGGGTTTATGATTGCCCCGATTGTACAAATGAGTAATATCGGAAGTCAGTTAACCGAAGCCCTAGCAGGTCTGGATCGTACAGAAGAGTTAATGAATATGACTCCCGAAGAAGAAATAGAGGATCGAAATATCACGTTAGAAAATATAAAAGGTAATATCATTTTTGACAATGTTTCATTTTCATACGAAGAAGGAAAAGAAGTACTGCATAACATTAGTTTTAAAGCTCCCTCGGGATCTGTAACAGCTCTAGTTGGTAGTTCTGGTTCGGGTAAGTCTACCATTGCCGGATTAGCAGCTACATTTTTAAATCCAAAATCAGGAACTATCACTATTGATGATAATGATATTTCTAAAGTAAAGTTACATAGTTATCGACGTAACCTTGGTGTAGTTTTACAAGATGAATTCTTATTTGAAGGAACAATTCGTGAGAATATTTTGTTTCCTTGCCCAAATGCCACAGAGATACAATTACAACAAGCAGTAGAGGCCGCTTATGTAAATGAATTTACAGATCGTTTTGATGATGGTTTAGATACTCTGATAGGAGAACGAGGTGTAAAACTCTCTGGAGGACAACGACAGCGAATTGCAATTGCAAGAGCTATTCTCGCTAATCCCAAAATTATTATTCTCGATGAAGCAACATCAAATCTGGATACAGAAAGCGAAGCTTTGATTCAAAAAAGTCTTGGTGAATTAATGAAAGGCAGAACTACTTTTGTTATTGCACACAGATTAAGTACGATCAAAAAAGCAGATCAAATTTTGGTTATCGAATCTGGTAACATAGCAGAATACGGTAATCATGATGAACTTATTGCTGCAAAAGGTAGATATTTTGATCTATACACATATCAAGCTAGAATTTAG
- a CDS encoding CDGSH iron-sulfur domain-containing protein, whose translation MKNNIRGGNAPIACQLEVDKNYAWCSCGHSTDQPFCNGNHKKAGGSPPIIFCVEETKEAYLCTCKQTNNPPYCDGSHNN comes from the coding sequence ATGAAAAATAACATTAGAGGTGGTAATGCACCAATCGCATGCCAATTAGAGGTTGACAAAAACTATGCTTGGTGTTCTTGTGGTCATAGTACAGATCAACCGTTTTGCAATGGTAATCATAAAAAAGCAGGAGGTTCTCCTCCTATCATTTTTTGTGTAGAAGAAACCAAAGAGGCTTATTTATGTACCTGTAAACAGACCAATAATCCTCCATACTGCGATGGATCACACAATAATTAA